Proteins found in one Caminicella sporogenes DSM 14501 genomic segment:
- a CDS encoding DUF1294 domain-containing protein produces MVNISIDFFKNKEIYCLFYILIINLYGFFIIVIDKYKAKKNKWRIKEKNFFIIALLGGASGVLLGMTMFRHKTQHKTFYIGIPIIYLLNKIILFIIIYFLYFRIT; encoded by the coding sequence ATGGTAAACATATCTATTGATTTTTTTAAAAACAAAGAAATATACTGTCTTTTTTACATTCTTATTATAAATTTGTATGGCTTTTTTATAATAGTTATAGACAAGTATAAAGCAAAGAAAAACAAATGGAGAATTAAAGAGAAAAATTTTTTTATAATCGCTTTATTAGGAGGAGCTTCAGGAGTTCTTTTAGGGATGACTATGTTTAGACATAAGACCCAGCATAAGACATTTTATATTGGTATTCCTATTATATATCTGCTGAATAAAATAATTTTATTTATAATAATATATTTTTTATATTTTAGAATAACATAG